In the Triticum aestivum cultivar Chinese Spring chromosome 2B, IWGSC CS RefSeq v2.1, whole genome shotgun sequence genome, GTGTTATCCACAGCGGCAAATCCCAGGCCACCGTCCTCCATTGTCACGAGCCTCCCATTACACTTGGCCAGCGCCTCCAACACGGACAAGCGGGCTGTAGTAAGTTGGTACTCGATGGTGTAATTCCCGATGCCGCGGAAGTAGAGCGCGTCTCCCACATGGACGCTAGCCGCAAAGTGGGCATTGGCCTCGGGGTGATGAAGAGAGGTGGTCTCGTTCCACGCGCCGGTCTCCGAGGAGTACAGGCGGGCGGAGGTcacccccttccccttgtcggTGGATACGAAGGCCACAAGAAAGGGCCCACCCTCACAGCCGCAGTGGTCGCAGCCTTCGGCGGCACAGAGCACCGCCGCTGCGTAGTCGACGTagtcctccggctccggcgagggctggGGAACCCGGCGTTGGTCGTCCGTCATGGGTTCCCAGACGACGAGGTCCAAGGTCCCCTCGATGTGCGGGTTTGTGGTGGCGAACAGGGCCCGGCCGTGGCGGCAGTCGACAACCAACCAACATGGAAGGACGGGATCCACAACGCGAAAGACGGAGGTGGGGACGAATCGGGAGTAGTAAGGTTCATCACCTTGCAGGATTTGGAGGACGCCCAGCAGGTGAGGTCTCCGGTGGAACTCGCGGTAGCGGCGGCGGAAGGCGGGGCCGGCGACGAGGCGACGCCAGGGTTTGCAGACGACTCACGCGCGCACGAGGCACGCGGGATCTTTCGGCGGGAGGCGGAGAAGGATTTGCTCTACGAGGTCTTCCATTAGCGACGACGCCGACGTGGTCGTAGATGCGCTTGTCGCGCGATGGAGGCGAGGGTTTCTGCCTTTCTGGTAGTCTCGAGTGGGCTTGGGTTTGGGCAAGTTCTCCCAACCCGTAATTGCCCATGGCTACAATAGGGTAAAAATATTTCatactccctcggttcctaaatataagtgttcgtagagatttcactatgaaccacataccaatgtatatagatacattttaaaGTGTTGTTCATTTATTTTACTTCGTATGTGATTCATAGTGAAATGTTTCCAAAGATTTAGGGCTTCTTTGGATCACAGGATTTGCAACGAAGGGAGTACCTAATAACCATCATAATTTACCATCCATTTTGATTTTGTTGTTAATTGATTATATTGTACATACCAAAATTGCAGTAGAATCATCCTAAAAAAAGGCGCTTGCTAAGCATCATCCGTCTGATTTTAGGAAAAACATAAGCCGCCTCCCGCACCGTTCAATAGTGACACATCCGCCGTTGGATCGATAACTCATCCTGCTTCCTGCGTTGTGCTCCCCCTGCCCTGCTTTTCATCTAGAAAAATTCCAGCGCGGGTCAAACGTCGCTCCAGCCGTTGGCTCTCTCCACAAGAAAGAAGTGTACCAGCGTCTGCAATCCCGTAAGCTACGCTGCCGCTTAAGACGCACATGGGACAAAGCTTTGCAAATTGCAACGATGCTTTCGACGTTGTAGAACTGTGCGCTACTCTTGCGGCTTGGAGGCACGGACAATCAGCTGCAATGTTGGACTCGTCCTTGTCCTTGCTAGAGCACCGACATTTGCAGCTGCTCACGCTGCAATGTAGTAGTACTTGCGTGTCCTCGTCGTCATTTTCCAGAAGCACAACCTCTGCAACGAAACCACATGCTGGAATGCTCCAGCAGCCGGCGATGCTCAGCACCCGTGAGGTTCCGGCGGCCCGGCGATGCTCCGTTC is a window encoding:
- the LOC123041276 gene encoding uncharacterized protein; this translates as MTDDQRRVPQPSPEPEDYVDYAAAVLCAAEGCDHCGCEGGPFLVAFVSTDKGKGVTSARLYSSETGAWNETTSLHHPEANAHFAASVHVGDALYFRGIGNYTIEYQLTTARLSVLEALAKCNGRLVTMEDGGLGFAAVDNTIITLWARETGPEGAETWTQRRVIDLKTLLSEDALSHSINGIKYYSWIPVVSVVGFAEGTDAIFVGTIACVYMIELKSGRVTKVLDEFGRVCPYMGFYIPDMEVASTAEGPKEGVLNL